ctaaaataataacttttctcCACattgtattttgttaatatttttattttcagcaagCTGTTCctattttttggtttgtttgtgATACACTCACGGATGTTGTTTTCGTATTCGATATAGTTGTCCAACTACGCACAGGATATCTCGAACAAGGACTGATGGTTTACgatgataaaaaattagcaCTTCATTACATTCATTCTAGAGATTTCTTCTTTGATATCATATCATTGATTCCCCTGGATTTGATACAACTCAAAATCGGTGCAAATCCTCTTCTACggttttcaagattttttaagGTACGTGTGGTCAATGTGTATTGCCATACTTTTACTGTATAGCTCTTTCTTTGTTAGGTGTATCGATGTGTAAAATTCTATTACATTGTTGAAAGTAGGACGGTTTGGCCAAACTTATGGCGAGTTATAAACTTAATTcatattcttttaattttggcGCATTGGTTTGGGTGTTTTTATTATCTATTATCGGAAGCTGAAGGATTTCAGGTTGGTACCATACATTTGTTAAAAGCGAGATAATTTCAGTTAttgatgatttaatttttcttttataaaggGAGACTGGGTATATCCTTACAGACCAGGAGATTACGCGACATTGACTAGGAAGTATCTAGGTAGTCTTTATTGGTCTACGCTTACTTTAACTACAATTGGAGATTTACCAACCCCCGAAACAAATGCAGAGTAAGGCTTTTAATTAGCATAATAAGTTTAAAATACTTCTACTTATTATTGGCTATGTACAtacgagaaaaacgagtttcaaacttttttgtcgTATTCATACGCATGTCAAAAAGATTGTAGTGAAGACAtaccatataaaaaatatctaaatgaattgcattgaagaaccggaaaatgatattaaaaatataatatggtctAACGTAAAGATTTTacaatgtgaaaatttttgaaaactacttaacacaaatgtatacaaaaaccTTTAAAAATGTGCTAAGTTctggtgtaaccgaacatttttacTCTCGCAATTTGCAAAAGCTGGAAAATGCTTTCAGGTGttacaaatctttatattaaaaaattgttgcgtAGGAATTCAACATGTATTATTCGAAGAAACcgaaaacaatttcaatttaaattgatGTGGGAACGAAGAAAGGATACTAGAACTGGGCGTTCGTACGGACAGTGACATGCAACACAACAACGAGTAGCGAAGACTTTTTAAAAACGACACAGTGAGTCGACACGCGGACGAGCACTGATCAGGTTGAAATAAACttgtaaacttaaaataaaaaacattaaacttGAAATAAACTTACTTATAATAAAATGCTTTGTGAAATAACCTTTGTGAACccatttcacacatttttgtcATAAACTAATGTATATCCAGTATTATACGTTCACTTAATTTTGCTAggatattttaaacattaatcGGTACATACGGTATAACGGCAACCGAAATGTCATCATATGTTGGATATATTGATTGAAATGTacgaacaatttttattttgggtACATGAGGCCTAGTGCACTTTCGGTACAAAAGCACGCTGTTATCATAACAATATTctctctaaatttcaatacTAGACCTCACAGTTTGACCGATGCTTTCGGTAAAAAAGTCAGCCATAGGACCTGAGATCAAGATATTCGGTATTTGGGGCCATAGTTCCATTTTAACAATTCTTAAATGTGAATACTATGATTACTGTGCAAAGTTGTATTTCAATAACGATATTGACTCCCGATTTATAAactgtaaaatgaaaaaaagtcaccttgaatttacactttttatatATGATGAATAAATCGATGAGTATACACCACTCACTTAATATTAACACTcgatttaatataaaatatagtatgtatatacatattttttattttatttaagtatgatctttaaaaaatttgcagacAGACTACGAAACTAAGGGAACTGGGCATTTAGGTCTTCCCacaatataaaacaataataataataatataaatctcAATCCTTTTTATGGCTTGGTGGTGTGGGGTGTCGTCGTGTGGGGACATTTTACGGAGTATTATGGTGTTCTTAGGTGCACCAGTTTTCCCAAGTAGAGTGATGTGATAGGATGAGGCTTAGCTTATTTAAAcgtatgggaagtaggcgtccATTCTCGCAATGTAAGATGGAAATGTATGGATTTTGCTTGCTAATAAATTTCTAGTGACTGCTGGAATCCAGGATTTCAGTAAAGGGGGACGGCGCCACGCTTAACGTCAAATTTAGATTCCGTTAAGATGTGAAATTTTATGATTCTGACATATTGATTTCGTGACTTATAGCACTTTTGGTAGTTTTGACATAACCTTCATAAGATTTATCCTGatcatattaaaataacttttaaaaaatgttcaaaacacAGACACTTCCTACTACAATTCAATTAATGGCATTATGTAGGCGTACCAGTGgcccgattacgcccatctacaataCAAAACTtcttcctgatcatttatatacccATATCCATCTCGTTTAGCTTTAGATCTTACAAAAAACCGGTAGGTAAAGAAAACTCTATTACACTGTAACAACATTTTGCGAGGGTATAATAATCACAATAAATCCCgaaatgcaattttaaataatttttataatggtAATCAACATAATTGTATTTACCTTTTTGTTTATACCCAAATAATTAGGTTATGTGAAGTGTTAACTCATTACTTGTTGTTAATGAAaccaattcatttatttttataaattatgttttttttattctatcGTAAGACCAAATTTTTCAGTGGACGGCCCAAGATCTATACCAAGACGTGGTATACGATCTAGATTACTGCAATTCGGTTCCAATTATGGGTATGATATACCTTCTATTCTAATTATATTCTCATATTTGATTATGCATATATACTTTCATATGCACTATATGTGCGTACATAAGTTTTTCTTACAACTCAATCGCTTACTATActggaattttttattgaaacttttgaAACTTTTGAAACTTGGCAAATAAATCGTGGTCGTTatgttttagatttttaaaaccaaagttttCCTTTTAGACATCAAGGCAAAATGGAAACCGATTTTAGTTGGGTAAGGAGATACGTTAATAGTCTTCCAAACAGGATTTCACTTAAAATCGATTTCTGCATCATTATTTTCAATGAATATGCGAATATATTTACGTTAAAGCCTCAGCATAGTGAGCGATTGAGGCTTATATGCAGTATAGGTTTATCAATAATGTTGGGGCTGTCCacgcgatttttttggaaatatgtttgtcacttcaattgttattattttaaccTCTTGATTCATAAAAACGCCATCAAAGTTTTCGAAAGTTGTGACAGCCTTCAACACTTATTGATATTACGAAGATATTCGATACTGCTCATGTCATGTGTTTTTCGAAAACTTTGATGCATTATTGTGATTTTTTCTAATCGTTTTGTCTGTCATTGTGGTTTTATGTATCTCCTAGgtatatttttacaattgtCAGCTAtcttattggagttttcatttTTGCAACCATTGTCGGTCAAGTTGGAAATGTGATAACTAATCGTAATGCTAACCGCCTGGAATTCGAACGCTTGCTGGATGGAGCTAAGACATACATGCGTCATCATAAggtttgtaaatttataaataaaccaAGTGAGCCATATTTTATGTTAGTTTGAAATCAATGAGCATAAGGAACATGTGAGTAACTGTTTGTTTCTTGTTCCTCTAAATAGTAAATGCTCAATCCATTTTAAAAGTTCccttaaaacaacaaaaaaggtaGAAGATATAGATATACAACAGCTTCAAATTTAAGGGAATTAGGAGATtacatttaaagatatttttcgaGAAAAGTTTTCAGATATAAATGATCACGATGACGATAAAAGTTGCAATCCGGTTGACTGTACGTCTGTCCGACCGTGCAAGttgtagcttgagtaaaaatttagatatcttgctgaaacttggtacgcgGGTTCCTTAATACAAAAGGCGTAATCGGACAACTTCCAAGCCTACAAAACGCCACtgaccgaaaacttataaaatgcaTAGCTAAGctttaaattaagatatacaaCTTTAATTTAGCACAAGGGATCGCAGTGGTAAGGGCACCTGTGGACaaacaatttcgaaaaagtgaaattggaaaaaatcggaagataacttcgctcactctccatataaaGGTAccgttcaaaactactaaaagcccaataaatcaataacaaaatacGCCACAGACATTATATTTTATCATCGAGATGGTATGAGTGAAAATTGGACTTTTTGGTTAAACCACATATCTCAAAATGCAACcaaaccgatttcgactaaattgaGTATGTAGCATACTCcccatattcctatgtcactgTGTGAAATTAGGTGAAATCTGATTACAACCACGTCTAcgtcccatataacacaattttaaattctatttgattcttgcactttccagtacacaaatcaagaagtaattaatataacgggatacaatttTACaccaataattataattattttaattattagtatgccatcttatgaccaaaaattgttcaaatgcaACCCAAACtacccctaggtaccgaatatgttgaCTTTAGtatttatagttgacttttgaccgaaaatatcggtcaatgtaaggggtatacaattaaaattcagacagaatactttcctgataatagttatTCTGTGTATCGAAAATGAATGAATATTACAgaacatgttttactcataacatctttgtgcctaaaatagattgACAGAAGTTTTGAACATCCGACAgatgctccatatgattggtggtTGTATTTGAAGTACTTTATTGAAAcccaggaaatttttttttagtacgtGGCGTGATAAtatttaatagataaaatcgggtcgaaaCTACACCAACTCCCATACTCTacgtataatgatttttgttattttaacacACCTTATGTCGAATATGTCGATGAATGTGAAAGTGTTATATAGAGTATCTTAAGGTATTTTCATGGCTTTGATGTAATACCATAATATAATATGAATATTATATTGCAGGTTCCAGGTGGAATGAAAAGACGCGTGCTCCGTTGGTACGACTACAGCTGGTCTAGAGGACGTATCCAAGGAGGAGGTGATATAAACACAGCTTTGGGTTTATTGCCGGACAAGCTGAAAACAGAACTAGCGTTACATGTTAACTTGAGTGTCTTAAAAAAAGTCACTATATTTCAAGAGTGCCAACCAGAATTTTTACATGATTTGGTATTGAAGATGAaagcatatatatttacaccaGGAGACTCCATTTGCCGTAAAGGTGAGGTAGCCAGAGAAATGTTTATAATAGCTGATGGTATACTGGAAGTGCTCAGTGAAACCGGTAAAGTGCTAACGACAATGAAGGCTGGCGACTTTTTCGGTGAAATCGGAATTCTGAACTTGGATGGCCTTAATAAGTTTGTGAAATGTTTGAAAAGCTAAACAAtacaattaatgtttttttattccaGGCGTACGGCTGATGTACGCTCAGTTGGTTATTCTGAGTTGTTTTCATTGTCGAGAGAAGATGTACTCGCCGCTATGAAGGACTACCCGGAAGCacaagaaattttacaaactctTGGACGGAAGCGGCTTATGGAAGTTCGATGCGTAAATAAGAAGTACGCGAAAGCACAATGTAATAATGAGCAATCGGATCATCCACATGTATATAGCAATATTAATCGAAGCGATAGTAGCGAAAATAGTgcctcaaaaaaaattgtgtacaaATTAAGAAAAGATGTTAAAGGAATCCGAAGTATGCTTAAAAAGACAAGGTGAATTATCCAAAGCTAATATGTAGGTtgcattttatatttcgggattaaaaaacaaaaacaaagattaGTCattgaaaatcgctttattgttttctcaaataaaatctaTTCATTTTCGCAAGCGGTTGAACATTGACGCACtcttgccactctgattgaggtatctcaaATGCcttctgaacgcatcaaccgcctctaCAGATGATGTCGCAAATCGGTCACCTCTTAGTTGATTTTTTCGtatgggaataaaaagaagtcattcgatATCAAGTCAGGACTTTACAGTGAATGACTCATTAAATTCATGTTCTGAGTACTCAAAAATGCAATTGTTTCAATCGATGTGTGAGAGTTTGCATTGTAGTGGCGAAGAGTGATCCgtgaaaaaaaatctaaaatcaaatgttCATACAATGTTGAATTTATTCGGGTCCTAACTAATGCCTATAGACGATCTTACAATAtaagtttgcgcacagcatcaatagtttccggaacaacaactgatttacCAAACGATCAATAAACATTAGTTTAAGTTCATCGATACATTGTTGCTGCGTTAATCCACGTGGAAAACGTTctgagtgtgtatgtataacattaaaaatgtcgaacttcgcGATAAAATTCTGAATCGCTGTAACACCAGGTTCGCGAAATCCCGAAATACAAAAGGCTACCTACATACTATACCTCTACATGTTACAAATACtatttataacaacaataaaaaatataatttcaacaattATCGGTAGACCTGTTGAAGTATGCATTGAAAgtgcatgcatatacatatctacatataagaCGTAATACAAGTAGAACGTATTAAAGAATAATGCGTACATTTTCAGGACCCGAAGAAGTGATGAATCGTTAGAGATGCAGCCGCTGCAAGACACTTTAAATAAAGGCAATAAAACAACTTTGAAGCGAATGTCACATGTACGTTCTGAAGAGAAGGaggaaaaaaaagaagaaaaaacgcaCCAAGACAAAACACCTAGTCCAATTGGTGCCGGGCTACCGTTACTCCAAAGGCTGAGATTACTCAAAGAAAAACAGGTAGGAATAATAACATGtaattctatatttttagtGCTTCTTTTTCGCACATCACAATAAGAGTAATATAAGTACTTATGTAACTaggttttatatatgtatgtacttatgcacTAATAGCATACCAAAATCATAAGAACTATAAGACGAATTCTGTCTTCAGTTATATGGGAAAAGTGAAATTAAGATATTTCTTAGGAGTCAAGTTGGTACTGAGTTAAAACGTATAAGAAATAGTATCAACAAACCTTTTCTTTActataagatatatgtatatatacatatatgtacagtcAAACCCGGGTAAGTGAGAACTGGATTAGtaagaaaactctataagtgagaGTTATAGCCAGGACCCGTCATTTTAAGCTACCAAAACCTCTATTAGCGAGAAACAGAATCCTCTGTAAGAGAGAGTCGTTTTTCCCTCATGAACCTCCGTAAGTGAGAATGCTACTGATCTATACCTCTATAAGCGGCAGtcaagctttatttatttatgtatattatttaggaGGAACTGTAGTTACAAtaggaatacatacatatataaaagatacACACTTACAGTAACAAATgacaaaatttaacatctgcTATTTTATGGCTCATTCTTAACTTTCGTGGAACTTCctacaattgtttttgtattgttttcttgTCAATATTCTGCCTATTCTATTGCGTGGAGCTAAATAACATTGTTATTTTATCGCATTCGGATTAGCGAGAAACCTCTATAAGAGAGAATGAGATTGTGCTCCCTTGAACTCTCGCTtatccaggtttgactgtatatGGAAGTGAAAACTATCCATTATGAATGCCCATTATtccttttcgttttttgtttttaggatCGCGAAGAGAAAGCGGCAAAGGCAATCACTCCTCAGATATCTCCCCCACATGTTCATATTGCCAATGCACTATCGCCACAGGAATCAATCCAAGAAGAACCGGAGACTGAAGTAAACGAAGCACTTCCGCTAATGCAAAGACTACAAATGTTAAAGAATAAACAGGAAACGAAAGCCAGTGACGTGAAGCTTACAGtaagttttaattttcacaaacatGTTTTTGTAATCTAGAAAGAACAGAATAGCTATTTTCtggtacatatttgtgtatCGATATAAGAAGTGAAGTTTATATTAGTGTTTTAAACCTTTATTTACACAGGTTAAACCAACTTCAACTGTgtctttaaagcaaaaaatacaaatgctTAATTTCGCTGGAGTGACAAAGACAGATACTATGGATAATAAGTCGAAAGACGATAAATTGGCCACTGAAGACCAAAAGCAGACTCCAAAAACACTTGACGTGCAGAAATATATTAAACACGACCTAGGTGCAATTAATAAATCGCCAAAGGCGGTAACAGGAAAGTCATTGAAACTCATAAAACCGTCCATAAACACGTCAACAGAACGCTCAGATAGTGATATGTCGATTAAGCCATGGTCCAAACTTAAGTTAGCGACGATAATGTCAACAAGTTCTAATAATTTAGCGAAATCTTCACCAGGAGATTCAGACGTTGAAGTAAAAACATGTTCATCAAATGAAACACCCCAAACGCCTTCTCAAGGGACAGCTGTATTTACATCCACAACACCATCTACAAATACTTTACATTCTGTAACTGCGACCACTCCAAATACAAAGCCTACAGAgcaaataaagattttagaaaatGTACGGAAGCACTCGAAAATTGTAGCGACAAATCATTCCAACGAAAGCAGAAAATCGTATCACTCTGTTTTTGATTTATCGCCCGAATATAGTGGATTACCATTTGTAAAGCGTCTAAAAATACTGAACGAACGTCAGAAGCTAGAAGAACTTGAAAAAGCACTACAAATGCGAAGTTTTAGCTTAGACAGTTCTAAAATAACTAGCCAACTCGCAGTGCCAGAACCGTTGTATCGATGCTTCAGTGATGTTTCTGAAATGTACTCGCAATTTTTTACAGCTTATGAATCAAGTTCATCTAATTCGACTAACACATCTCTGTCAAATAACAACAATGAGAGGAAAGACAAATATATACCGCCTGCCTATTTACCTCTTAGTCCCGAACAAAATGAAACTTCTGAACGCCGAAAGTTGAAGTGTATTTTACAGAAACTCCGTCACAATTCAGAAGAATGTAAAAGtgcttttcaaaatgaaaatgaagactCGTGCGTGACGGAAAAGCCCAACAAGAAATTACTAAGAGAACCGACATTAGAAGGGTATGTGGCTAGACATAGTATGCTAATGAAAAGTATAACGATCAAACCAACTCTTTCTAGTCCACCCAACAGCGCTCACAGATCTAATGAAGATGAACAGTATGAAGCCTTGCAAACGACTAGTGGAGCCGAAGATAAACACGTAAACATCTCTCACGCGCCCATAATTTCCGCTTTTGGATGGGATAAATGCCCTGAAAATCGAGTATCCAGTGGCGCTCATATAAAAGCGGTCTCAAAACGACGAAATACTATTCAACTTAATAACAATGTGATGCAATATGATCCCTGTCCATCTTACACTAATCAACGTACAACAAAACGGTTCAAGACAATTGGGGATTCGTTGAGAACAGGAGGTAATTATCTTTTTGTGATCATTTTTTATTCTATAACTGGAAGATCTGTCCGCGCATTGCTATGGCTATGGTAtacactaaaatttatttataaaaataacatgggTTTTTTGTCTGATCGCtataggtaggagtgcagccttatcgggctcaattagcacttgatcgCTATAGTTGACTAAACCATTGCATGACCTGAACCACTTTGAAGATAATCCAATGAGGatggtttttaaataaaaaatctgaaaatattaatttttaaccgacttacgagcgtaaagtaaaaaaaatcattaattatttaaaacagaTTATGTTAAATTTAGGCAGAGAAAGTTATTCAACATTTAGCTAAGCTGCAACACACTGAAAAGAGCGAGTTATAGCGTGAATAATaacataaacaatatttttaatacttgtaAAATAAGACAATCAGGGAAGATAGCGATAGCAGTGGCTTTGTCAGGAATTGCTGCAACCTTTTTAAAGATGAAAGCTACTCATTCATCTTTTAAACTTCCGTTATCCATAAATCTTGAACAGCAATCAGTATGTTCTATCCGCAAAAATGGGCCTCTTGGTTAACTATTGCAAGACGTCTCAATGATTATGTGGGATGAATGCGCCATGAGCTATAAAACACATACAGAGGCCGTGGACAGAACATTAAAAGACCTTGATTGATTGATTCaatatgaggaatgcaccgcaacctttggtctattgtgccctcttctaacttacatagactcacctagccccagcgcaTTGATGAAGTTCAATAGACTTCCGGGCGCTAGTGAGGCTATGCGATCCCTACCCGGAAACATTGATCCAAAGGCCTTAGTCCtacgtctacagactgctgtgcagtcaatcagcaggtgctccggggtttcaggctccaagtcgcagaaccggcagttaacgCAAGAGGATAAGCCTATATTGTACAGGTGCCTATtcaacttgcagtggccggtataccatgcgaccagtagcctgagtttgttcctggGGAGGTTTATTACAACCTTGAACCTACTCAAATTGTATcctcccattagcaacttggcatgtctCATACCGACTCGTTTGCCGCCAATGCTCCTCCctgcccactccttcttccttgcggagtAGCTTCTTTATGGTATGTGGACCTATCCCAATCTGCTCCCACCATCTTagtggaggctgcggagcgggctagCTCATCCGCCAGTTCATTACCGGCTATGCCTCTGTGACCAGacacccagattaggtgtacctggttacgttctgcaaggctgttcagcctttccctgcactcctgcactaatagcgatttgattcgctgagaatggctattctctcattgcgatagttgcgatggaagtttatttctatacaccgacttatggcaaaaacttctgcctggaaaatgcttgGGAACTCTCCCATGGGTATGGAGAGCTTAGTGCGTGGGCCCGCGATCCCTGCACCGATAccctccgacattttcgagccatcggTGTACCACCTCAGCATCAGCTCGAGATTGGAATCATTCCCCTCGTCTTTGCTgccgagggtgaccttaaacttcttcttgaagttaactgttttggtAGTGCTGTCCCTCGGCAGGAGGGCTGATGGTACATCAAAGAAAGACTTATGCTTAAATAACGTTTACAaaccgttcaactttattacgaaaattcacgtgtTGTAAAGACTGTGTTTCATGCGCTTCACTtaatttatggtcaacataatcggcctactgatcGTACTAATCACCAAAacaatcacccatcttgagacctatcattcattattggataatattcgatcgaatacaCTACGTCcagtacgcagtgaagaaaatatagcaaccgtagcGGAAAGTGTACACGGAGACCGAGTAGAGTCGAatcggtgccgttcgcagcaacgcGGACTGACGTATTGAACGACGCGatggcgtattttacgtcgagatcttaaattaaattacaaaatactgcttgtgcaagaactgaagcctctcgatcttcccaagcgaaatcgctttatgggctcttgcaaagttccaagaagatccgaaattttcaagccaaattttatttagcgatgaaacccatttctggctcaatagtaacccgaagagattcaagagctgccatttcatacagaaaaagcCACGGTTTGGTATGGCGATCATTCTCGCGCAATGATAACCTATattttgatgtctgaaatttaagctcgtgatctcagcgacatttggttttaataagtatcacatcaatcaatggatggCTAATATTTGAAAGacataatctgcaaaaaataaaagcaaaagcataTTCTTTCGAAGGATAATAAAAATTCCTCTCTTGAAATAGATCatcctttatatatgtacatatgtatatgtaattaacGTCGAATTTTTAGATTTATAGCAACTTAGcactttcttatttatttaaatttatttttgttagatTTATAGTTGTTACATTCAATCGGCTTACTGTCTTGTATAATTAGGatgcttgatttttttttgttttatttttctagcACGTGAATTTCTTTCGTTCCCGTTTATTTATTGTTCCATCTCGTAATATATGTGATATTTTGCATTAcattaatattggaaaactagtTGGCCCGGAGAAGTTCTTACTCATAGTGGATTTAACAAAATAGTGTTATCTTAAAAGCGGACAGAAtcaagacatacatacatatgtatggaattTCCTTTGTTTCGATCACGTTATTCAGTGGAATTTTCATAGCCAGTCTCGTTTCTTTGCTTAGTCGAGATTGATTAATGTTACTCATcatgaattttaaattgtgagGTGATATGCCCGGCAATTCCAATATATTT
The DNA window shown above is from Bactrocera tryoni isolate S06 chromosome 4, CSIRO_BtryS06_freeze2, whole genome shotgun sequence and carries:
- the LOC120774809 gene encoding uncharacterized protein LOC120774809 isoform X1; the protein is MKLSVSAYRAHASAHKKILSSGYHSQLNYGSTGAAVSSSAVLQMADPAENAMSVSKDRHGIECNSDTDIVSPSGTSSSERERTGTIRKTQQHGSINDNDSNAHYSDFKSSTQNKSDISEKNLDLDADWNRSNQRWMKLRTTVQISSAIQKKPPLKREDSFLKRFSTRQIPETQETVEDTGSESAFGESNKSTKRRRRFLQKRRSVVNPDENFYFYWLMILTVSVLYNLWALIVRQSFPELQQAVPIFWFVCDTLTDVVFVFDIVVQLRTGYLEQGLMVYDDKKLALHYIHSRDFFFDIISLIPLDLIQLKIGANPLLRFSRFFKVYRCVKFYYIVESRTVWPNLWRVINLIHILLILAHWFGCFYYLLSEAEGFQGDWVYPYRPGDYATLTRKYLGSLYWSTLTLTTIGDLPTPETNAEPNFSVDGPRSIPRRGIRSRLLQFGSNYGYIFTIVSYLIGVFIFATIVGQVGNVITNRNANRLEFERLLDGAKTYMRHHKVPGGMKRRVLRWYDYSWSRGRIQGGGDINTALGLLPDKLKTELALHVNLSVLKKVTIFQECQPEFLHDLVLKMKAYIFTPGDSICRKGEVAREMFIIADGILEVLSETGKVLTTMKAGDFFGEIGILNLDGLNKRTADVRSVGYSELFSLSREDVLAAMKDYPEAQEILQTLGRKRLMEVRCVNKKYAKAQCNNEQSDHPHVYSNINRSDSSENSASKKIVYKLRKDVKGIRSMLKKTRTRRSDESLEMQPLQDTLNKGNKTTLKRMSHVRSEEKEEKKEEKTHQDKTPSPIGAGLPLLQRLRLLKEKQDREEKAAKAITPQISPPHVHIANALSPQESIQEEPETEVNEALPLMQRLQMLKNKQETKASDVKLTVKPTSTVSLKQKIQMLNFAGVTKTDTMDNKSKDDKLATEDQKQTPKTLDVQKYIKHDLGAINKSPKAVTGKSLKLIKPSINTSTERSDSDMSIKPWSKLKLATIMSTSSNNLAKSSPGDSDVEVKTCSSNETPQTPSQGTAVFTSTTPSTNTLHSVTATTPNTKPTEQIKILENVRKHSKIVATNHSNESRKSYHSVFDLSPEYSGLPFVKRLKILNERQKLEELEKALQMRSFSLDSSKITSQLAVPEPLYRCFSDVSEMYSQFFTAYESSSSNSTNTSLSNNNNERKDKYIPPAYLPLSPEQNETSERRKLKCILQKLRHNSEECKSAFQNENEDSCVTEKPNKKLLREPTLEGYVARHSMLMKSITIKPTLSSPPNSAHRSNEDEQYEALQTTSGAEDKHVNISHAPIISAFGWDKCPENRVSSGAHIKAVSKRRNTIQLNNNVMQYDPCPSYTNQRTTKRFKTIGDSLRTGDILNVEENFNRVWSEINDVIKDQITEMHLKFELQFSVMAREVRKRDEIIANLQTKIKNIELKTSSPRRKTELTRDKLSKLWVDADLESEDHASSSSSAELLFMRGDSLDTVFMSSPPQVQRHSSSSIFNNVCKDSSGHISSRSLYKNKSEENITMGKQQKRNYVVSVSDLTGNLNMQDSVVLDIGDSSSSSSSSGKLNVKYEDIEQKNVKDNVFAHVHHNDWEVKMLAAEMDKQERKRANSTDFKCSNSILRRRRKFSDTEADISETDPEIEPFSLPRPRASSLDQFNLRYGIGKEIFKAISIDRDKNKL
- the LOC120774809 gene encoding uncharacterized protein LOC120774809 isoform X2, producing the protein MKLSVSAYRAHASAHKKILSSGYHSQLNYGSTGAAVSSSAVLQMADPAENAMSVSKDRHGIECNSDTDIVSPSGTSSSERERTGTIRKTQQHGSINDNDSNAHYSDFKSSTQNKSDISEKNLDLDADWNRSNQRWMKLRTTVQISSAIQKKPPLKREDSFLKRFSTRQIPETQETVEDTGSESAFGESNKSTKRRRRFLQKRRSVVNPDENFYFYWLMILTVSVLYNLWALIVRQSFPELQQAVPIFWFVCDTLTDVVFVFDIVVQLRTGYLEQGLMVYDDKKLALHYIHSRDFFFDIISLIPLDLIQLKIGANPLLRFSRFFKVYRCVKFYYIVESRTVWPNLWRVINLIHILLILAHWFGCFYYLLSEAEGFQGDWVYPYRPGDYATLTRKYLGSLYWSTLTLTTIGDLPTPETNAEPNFSVDGPRSIPRRGIRSRLLQFGSNYGYIFTIVSYLIGVFIFATIVGQVGNVITNRNANRLEFERLLDGAKTYMRHHKVPGGMKRRVLRWYDYSWSRGRIQGGGDINTALGLLPDKLKTELALHVNLSVLKKVTIFQECQPEFLHDLVLKMKAYIFTPGDSICRKGEVAREMFIIADGILEVLSETGKVLTTMKAGDFFGEIGILNLDGLNKRTADVRSVGYSELFSLSREDVLAAMKDYPEAQEILQTLGRKRLMEVRCVNKKYAKAQCNNEQSDHPHVYSNINRSDSSENSASKKIVYKLRKDVKGIRSMLKKTRTRRSDESLEMQPLQDTLNKGNKTTLKRMSHVRSEEKEEKKEEKTHQDKTPSPIGAGLPLLQRLRLLKEKQDREEKAAKAITPQISPPHVHIANALSPQESIQEEPETEVNEALPLMQRLQMLKNKQETKASDVKLTVKPTSTVSLKQKIQMLNFAGVTKTDTMDNKSKDDKLATEDQKQTPKTLDVQKYIKHDLGAINKSPKAVTGKSLKLIKPSINTSTERSDSDMSIKPWSKLKLATIMSTSSNNLAKSSPGDSDVEVKTCSSNETPQTPSQGTAVFTSTTPSTNTLHSVTATTPNTKPTEQIKILENVRKHSKIVATNHSNESRKSYHSVFDLSPEYSGLPFVKRLKILNERQKLEELEKALQMRSFSLDSSKITSQLAVPEPLYRCFSDVSEMYSQFFTAYESSSSNSTNTSLSNNNNERKDKYIPPAYLPLSPEQNETSERRKLKCILQKLRHNSEECKSAFQNENEDSCVTEKPNKKLLREPTLEGPPNSAHRSNEDEQYEALQTTSGAEDKHVNISHAPIISAFGWDKCPENRVSSGAHIKAVSKRRNTIQLNNNVMQYDPCPSYTNQRTTKRFKTIGDSLRTGDILNVEENFNRVWSEINDVIKDQITEMHLKFELQFSVMAREVRKRDEIIANLQTKIKNIELKTSSPRRKTELTRDKLSKLWVDADLESEDHASSSSSAELLFMRGDSLDTVFMSSPPQVQRHSSSSIFNNVCKDSSGHISSRSLYKNKSEENITMGKQQKRNYVVSVSDLTGNLNMQDSVVLDIGDSSSSSSSSGKLNVKYEDIEQKNVKDNVFAHVHHNDWEVKMLAAEMDKQERKRANSTDFKCSNSILRRRRKFSDTEADISETDPEIEPFSLPRPRASSLDQFNLRYGIGKEIFKAISIDRDKNKL